gggacaccccaccaccaccaccaacagattttccattttaaaagagaaataaataggATAAACTCAGCAATAACTATTTGATGTGTtacagattaaagaaaaaacaaaagcaaaaaaaaccccaccaccaaGCATGATCAAGTATAATAGCtgcattattttattaatgtaatCAAAAGAAGCTAAATGCTTAAGCTTAGCTAAATTGACTTCCTTACAGATGTCTCTATGCTACCAGTCAGGCAAGTTTCAGGACTTCTTGTACCATTGTTCCGATTCCATCAAAGATTTCATGCAGAGGAGCCTTGCACATGAAAGCACAGGTAGTAACTATTTTATTGGCTTTATCCACATGAGATTCATTTACGTTTTTGCAGATGTGCTTACATCCAAGCTCTGCTAtagcagctgctgtttcagcATCAGGAAATCTGTAAATCAAAAGACAGCCATCAACACAAAGAGATGTTACAGCCACAAAGTTCTACCAATACAacttaaatcatagaatggtaggggttggaagggacctttagagatcatctagtctaacctccctgcagaagcaagcccatctacatcaggtcgcacaggaacatgtctaggtgggtcttgaagatctccaaggaaggagactccacaccttgttccactgctctgtcaccctcacagtacaATAGTGTAGTTCTCTTATTCAAGTGACTTTTTAGTTGATAGTGACAAAAGTGTCAAACAAACTGACGCTGTCAGGTTCTCCCACCCCCTCTGGACACAAGTGATCTTCTTTctacctttgaaaaaaaaggtctgtttCCAAAGCCAGGGTACAATTCCAGTTTTAGCTtattgtgagagtgagggagcagtggcataggctgcccagggaggttgcggagtccccttctctggaagcgttcaagacccacctggacatgttcctatgtgacctgatctaggtgaacctgcttctgcagggcagttggactatttgatctctaaaggtcccttccaaccctaccattctataattctatgactcCTTTGGTAAATTTCCAAGACGATACTAAGTGCAGCCACAACCAATCCTCACAACTCTGAGAGATGCCAGCTGAACTTGCAGACACATTAAACCTtttccagcacctccatgtaaGGTCTTTCTACTGGGATTCTGCagacagttatttttttctcccgAGGATAAGGCAGGAAGAGAGGCAATCTCTCACTACTGCTGTTGATACAAAACTCTATTCAGAGTCTTAGCAGGAGCTGACAGTCCTTGAAGCAGCTCTGATTTCTGCCAGACCCTGTTCCCAGCTGCCTCTCCCAAACAGGTCTCAAACCGCTAACACTGGaaaaactgtattaaaaatCCCCAAGCAGACAAAACTCTATAGATGCAATTTACACAGACACTGCAATTACCACAAGGTACCAAGTTTTTGACTGCCAGCTGTCCAGATGCCTGTTCTTCACCTGCATATTTGCAAGATGAACCATGGCCTTCAAAGGCATTGAGTAAGCAAATCCTGTATCTTGTTTAGCTGAAATCTATCACTGATCTGTCATGAACataaagtgattaaaaaaacccagaagtattaaaaaagaaatcatagcACATCTCCTAGAACAAAGTATTTCTGAATGTAAGGATAAATTGTCACAACATTGTAGTGTACAATGAGTCACTCAACCTTGTGCAGTCAGTCCATCTGCACCTATTGTGCCAGTGAAAGTCTGAAACAAGTAGAAAGTGTCACTATTAAGTTACTCAAGGTTTACTGGCATCAGAGACACCTCAAACGTTTGCACAGCAGACTGGCCATTTCCTAATCCTTATTCCCTCGTAAATGATCTCCAATCACTTCCTTCTTACCTTCCATCTACGTTTTTATCTTGGCCGACCGTAACTTCACAACCGGGAAAGACTTTAGCTGCCAGGACTGGGGATATACAGCACAAACCAATGGGCTTTTTGGCACTGTGGAAAGCTTGGAGTGTGGAGCTCACGTGCTCATTGACAGTGCAGTTCTTGCCATCTACAGCCCAGGAGCACAGGTTCTTTGCTACACCAAAACcacctaaaaaagaaaatatcacaaAAACCCTTCAAAGTTCAAATGGAAGACATAGCTAAAAGAGACATTCAATTCAATAACAGTCAGAAGTTCTCCTTTTTGGAGACCCAGGACAGTTA
Above is a window of Colius striatus isolate bColStr4 chromosome 1, bColStr4.1.hap1, whole genome shotgun sequence DNA encoding:
- the LOC133625346 gene encoding glutamine amidotransferase-like class 1 domain-containing protein 3, mitochondrial isoform X1, with the translated sequence MGKRVALVLAGCGVFDGSEIHEASAALVHLSRGGAEVKIFAPNIDQRDVVNHLKGSPTEEKRNVLVESARLARGNIQDLAELKASEFDAVIFPGGFGVAKNLCSWAVDGKNCTVNEHVSSTLQAFHSAKKPIGLCCISPVLAAKVFPGCEVTVGQDKNVDGRFPDAETAAAIAELGCKHICKNVNESHVDKANKIVTTCAFMCKAPLHEIFDGIGTMVQEVLKLA
- the LOC133625346 gene encoding glutamine amidotransferase-like class 1 domain-containing protein 3, mitochondrial isoform X2, whose protein sequence is MVKIFAPNIDQRDVVNHLKGSPTEEKRNVLVESARLARGNIQDLAELKASEFDAVIFPGGFGVAKNLCSWAVDGKNCTVNEHVSSTLQAFHSAKKPIGLCCISPVLAAKVFPGCEVTVGQDKNVDGRFPDAETAAAIAELGCKHICKNVNESHVDKANKIVTTCAFMCKAPLHEIFDGIGTMVQEVLKLA